A window of Pusillimonas sp. T7-7 contains these coding sequences:
- a CDS encoding peptidase U32 family protein — MNNATAVKHAAAGSAAPAVELVCPAGSLPALKAAIDHGADCVYLGFRDATNARNFAGLNFDEAAINEGIRYAHANGRKVFLALNTYSQPAGWQAWRKAVDRAAGAGVDAMIVADPGLMAYASRHYPQLRLHLSVQGSATNYEAINYYRKHFGVVRAVLPRVLSLAQVEQVTENTGVEIEVFGFGSLCVMVEGRCALSSYVTGESPNTHGVCSPAKSVRWQQTDKGLESRLNGVLIDRYADGENAGYPTLCKGRFDVANENYYALEEPTSLNTLELLPKLTQMGVRAIKVEGRQRSPAYVAQVTRVWRAAIDQCLASQQRYSVKPAWMAELNKVAEGQQHTLGAYHRPWK, encoded by the coding sequence ATGAACAACGCAACTGCTGTTAAGCACGCTGCGGCGGGTTCTGCTGCGCCTGCTGTCGAGCTGGTTTGCCCTGCGGGCAGCCTGCCTGCCCTGAAGGCCGCCATTGATCATGGCGCCGACTGTGTTTATTTAGGCTTTCGTGATGCGACCAATGCACGCAATTTTGCCGGCCTGAATTTCGATGAAGCGGCTATCAACGAAGGGATACGTTATGCGCATGCCAACGGGCGCAAAGTGTTTCTGGCGCTTAATACCTATTCACAGCCAGCGGGCTGGCAGGCGTGGCGCAAGGCGGTTGATCGTGCTGCCGGGGCGGGTGTGGATGCCATGATAGTGGCTGATCCTGGCCTGATGGCGTATGCCAGCCGGCATTATCCGCAACTGCGTCTGCACTTGTCAGTGCAGGGCTCCGCCACCAATTACGAGGCCATCAACTATTATCGCAAGCATTTCGGTGTGGTTCGGGCCGTATTGCCACGCGTACTGTCGCTGGCCCAGGTTGAGCAGGTCACCGAAAACACCGGGGTCGAGATCGAAGTGTTCGGCTTCGGCAGCCTGTGTGTCATGGTCGAAGGGCGTTGCGCCTTGTCTTCCTACGTAACCGGCGAATCGCCCAATACACATGGCGTGTGTTCACCGGCTAAATCGGTGCGCTGGCAACAGACGGACAAGGGTTTGGAATCGCGCCTGAACGGGGTGCTGATCGACCGCTATGCCGATGGCGAAAACGCCGGTTACCCCACTTTATGCAAGGGTCGCTTCGACGTAGCCAACGAAAACTATTATGCGTTGGAAGAACCCACCAGTTTGAACACGCTTGAACTATTGCCAAAACTGACGCAGATGGGTGTGCGCGCCATCAAGGTTGAAGGCCGCCAGCGCAGTCCGGCTTATGTGGCGCAGGTCACGCGGGTGTGGCGCGCCGCCATCGACCAGTGCCTGGCGAGCCAGCAGCGCTACTCGGTCAAACCGGCCTGGATGGCCGAGCTGAACAAGGTGGCCGAAGGGCAGCAGCATACGCTGGGCGCCTATCACCGGCCATGGAAATAA